In Mercurialis annua linkage group LG5, ddMerAnnu1.2, whole genome shotgun sequence, a single genomic region encodes these proteins:
- the LOC126681609 gene encoding uncharacterized protein LOC126681609: MSGMMDHLTSTIMDICQTMADSDNESQEEDPEEDPLVDSNIEQFKSKQFWAELRRYHSMREDAYTVEFLRMVRTVPEINRDNDEVNRLYIRGLVPELCKEYPVFRNHASNTWHKPAHMKRGRGSTRHARKREHGIVTRKKDESSQALPVLKALPRCYSDYVPLLLNSDAPIERGPKPFKSINAWWGRKDFIPFLADSWANICRRLPTSNLVIKLRELRSEIKTWNREIFGDMNLKFLATQLKISELESSADFQALNDVDGARNPDLIGILMETRIRNIFMLWLLDGVCYNSAPAIKKQIYSYYKQLFSSSAEISYSLASLPVRQLLDYQAAALTIPFTEEEIHATLLGYDDNKASGPDGFNYFFYKKAWKIMKGDSISSFQQFYTSANFPVGLNTAFLVLLPKFRGASDIKDFRPISLINGVFKLLFKVLANRLAPILPMVISENQFGFIKGRSIHDCHMIATEIIHLIKKRREHVFLIKLDFRKAFDTISWQFIIQTLQRMNFEILLNGCPTENLFMGKGVCQGDPISPMLFVLVVENLRAIFSKACNLGLLSGVHIDTLEDTVSILQFADDTLLFVPNDLNMIKNLLRILRIEELPISYLGLPLSERAIGAKSWDPVVSNFSSQLSSWRIRCINLERIMRRFLWNARTDSAGFSKVAWIDVCVPTSLGGLNIMPLRIKNQFLLLKWLWKLMNSDRNSLWFNVVTCSSEFTS; encoded by the exons ATGTCGGGAATGATGGATCACCTGACATCCACTATAATGGATATATGTCAGACGATG GCAGACAGTGACAATGAGTCACAAGAGGAGGACCCAGAGGAGGATCCGTTAGTGGATTCCAACATAGAACAGTTCAAAAGTAAGCAGTTCTGGGCCGAGCTACGCAGATACCATAGCATGAGAGAGGAT gcatatactgttgagtttCTGCGCATGGTGAGAACAGTTCCTGAGATTAATAGGGACAATGACGAAGTCAATCGTCTCTATATTAGGGGTCTAGTACCCGAATT ATGCAAAGAATACCCTGTGTTTAGGAATCATGCCAGTAATACTTGGCATAAACCTGCACACATGAAAAGAGGCAGAGGTAGTACTAGACACGCTAGAAAGCGCGAACATGGCATCGTAACTCGAAAGAAGGACGAGTCTAGTCAGGCACTACCCG TTTTGAAAGCATTACCGAGATGCTATTCAGACTATGTTCCTCTTTTATTAAACTCGGATGCTCCTATTGAACGGGGTCCGAAGCCATTTAAATCAATCAACGCGTGGTGGGGTCGTAAGGATTTTATTCCTTTTCTTGCAGATTCTTGGGCGAACATTTGTAGGAGACTGCCGACTTCAAACCTGGTGATTAAGCTCAGGGAGCTTAGATCTGAGATAAAAACTTGGAATCGAGAAATTTTTGGGGATATGAATTTGAAGTTTCTTGCTACACAACTCAAAATTTCTGAATTAGAATCTTCTGCTGATTTCCAAGCCTTGAATGATGTTGATGGTGCTAG AAATCCAGACTTAATTGGCATTCTCATGGAGACAAGAATTCGAAATATTTTCATGTTGTGGCTTCTAGATGGGGTTTGTTACAATTCTGCTCCCGCCATTAAGAAGCAGATTTATTCTTATTACAAGCAGCTCTTTAGTAGTTCAGCAGAGATATCTTATTCCTTAGCTTCTCTTCCAGTTCGGCAGCTCTTAGACTACCAAGCGGCTGCATTGACAATTCCCTTTACAGAAGAAGAGATTCATGCCACTCTTTTAGGTTACGACGATAACAAAGCGTCGGGTCCTGACGGTTTTAATTACTTCTTTTACAAGAAGGCTTGGAAGATTATGAAAGGAGATTCAATTTCTTCATTTCAGCAGTTTTATACGTCTGCGAATTTTCCGGTTGGTCTAAATACTGCTTTCCTTGTTTTACTTCCGAAGTTTAGAGGCGCTTCTGACATCAAGGATTTTAGACCTATCAGCTTGATTAATGGGGTTTTTAAACTCCTTTTCAAGGTTCTTGCTAACAGATTAGCTCCGATTCTCCCTATGGTTATTTCTGAAAACCAGTTTGGCTTTATCAAAGGAAGAAGTATTCACGACTGCCATATGATTGCTACGGAAATTATTCATCTTATTAAGAAGCGGAGGGAACATGTCTTTCTTATTAAGCTAGATTTCCGGAAAGCTTTCGACACCATCTCATGGCAGTTCATTATTCAAACTCTTCAGCGAATGAACTTTGAAA TTCTTCTCAATGGTTGTCCGACAGAGAATTTATTTATGGGTAAGGGAGTTTGTCAGGGAGATCCTATCTCTCCCATGTTGTTTGTTCTTGTAGTTGAAAACTTACGAGCTATTTTCTCAAAAGCTTGTAATTTGGGTCTTTTGTCGGGAGTTCATATTGATACCTTAGAGGATACGGTCTCTATTTTACAATTCGCGGACGACACTCTATTATTTGTTCCTAATGATTTGAATATGATAAAGAACCTTTTGCGTATTCTGAG AATTGAGGAGTTACCCATTTCATACCTTGGGCTGCCATTATCTGAGAGGGCAATCGGAGCTAAATCTTGGGATCCTGTTGTATCGAATTTTTCTTCTCAATTATCTTCATGGCGAA TCCGTTGTATTAATCTGGAAAGAATAATGCGTCGTTTCTTGTGGAATGCGAGAACGGATAGTGCAGGCTTTAGCAAGGTAGCTTGGATAGACGTTTGTGTTCCAACTTCTTTGGGCGGTCTTAATATTATGCCCCTCCGCATTAAGAATCAGTTTCTGCTCCTCAAATGGCTTTGGAAGTTGATGAATTCGGATAGGAACTCCCTGTGGTTTAATGTTGTCACTTGTAGCTCGGAGTTTACTTCTTAG